A genomic window from Algoriphagus sp. Y33 includes:
- the cas2 gene encoding CRISPR-associated endonuclease Cas2: MYVVLVYDIGERRVGKMLKLCRRYLNWIQNSVFEGEITEVKLKELLANAKKFMKVEEDSIIIFKSRDERWLEKEIVGLEKNDLDTFL; this comes from the coding sequence ATGTATGTAGTATTGGTTTATGATATAGGTGAGCGAAGGGTAGGGAAGATGCTTAAATTGTGCAGGAGATATCTGAACTGGATCCAGAATTCCGTGTTTGAAGGTGAGATCACCGAAGTCAAATTAAAGGAACTGCTGGCCAATGCGAAAAAATTCATGAAAGTCGAGGAAGACAGCATTATAATTTTCAAGAGCAGAGATGAACGATGGCTTGAAAAGGAAATTGTGGGTCTTGAAAAAAACGATCTGGATACATTTTTATAA